A portion of the Colius striatus isolate bColStr4 chromosome 1, bColStr4.1.hap1, whole genome shotgun sequence genome contains these proteins:
- the DYRK2 gene encoding dual specificity tyrosine-phosphorylation-regulated kinase 2 isoform X2 has product MNEHLLVGSHGQIQVQQLFEDNSNKRTVLTTQPNGLTTLGKSGLPVVQDRQTESAHRRQGSSSSLKATDGTGKVKASVMTPEQAMKQYMQKLTAFEHHEIFSYPEIYFLGPNAKKRQGVIGGSNNCGYDDDQGSYIQVPHDHIAYRYEVLKVIGKGSFGQVVKAYDHKMHQHVALKMVRNEKRFHRQAAEEIKILEHLRKQDKDNNMNVIHMLENFTFRSHICMTFELLSMNLYELIKKNKFQGFSLPLVRKFAHSILQCLDALHKNRIIHCDLKPENILLKQQGRSGIKVIDFGSSCYEHQRVYTYIQSRFYRAPEVILGARYGMPIDMWSLGCILAELLTGYPLLPGEDEGDQLACMIELLGMPSPKLLDSSKRAKNFVSSKGYPRYCSITTLSDGSVILNGGRSRRGKLRGPPESREWGNALKGCDDPLFLDFLKQCLEWDPAIRMTPSQALRHPWLRRRLPKPPTGEKASAKRIAESTGAITSISKLPPTSSSASKLRTNLAQMTDANGNIQQRTVLPKLVS; this is encoded by the coding sequence ATGAATGAGCACCTCCTTGTTGGTAGCCACGGACAAATCCAGGTTCAGCAGCTGTTCGAAGATAATAGTAACAAGAGGACGGTTCTGACGACACAGCCAAATGGACTTACAACTCTAGGCAAATCTGGATTGCCAGTGGTTCAGGACAGACAGACGGAGAGTGCTCACAGACGTCAAGGGAGCTCCAGCTCTTTAAAAGCTACGGATGGAACAGGGAAGGTGAAAGCCTCCGTTATGACACCAGAGCAGGCAATGAAGCAATACATGCAAAAATTAACAGCTTTTGAACATCACGAGATTTTTAGCTACCCTGAAATATACTTCTTGGGTCCAAATGCAAAGAAGCGGCAAGGTGTGATTGGTGGTTCAAACAATTGCGGGTATGATGATGACCAAGGGTCTTACATACAAGTACCCCATGATCATATTGCATACAGGTATGAAGTCCTGAAAGTTATAGGGAAAGGAAGCTTTGGGCAGGTGGTGAAGGCCTACGACCACAAGATGCATCAGCATGTGGCTCTAAAAATGGTGAGGAATGAAAAACGTTTCCACCGCCAGGCTGCGGAAGAAATTAAGATCCTGGAGCACCTCCGGAAACAAGATAAGGATAACAACATGAATGTTATTCACATGTTGGAAAACTTCACATTCCGCAGCCATATCTGCATGACGTTTGAATTGCTGAGCATGAACCTCTAtgaattaataaagaaaaacaagtttcaGGGCTTTAGCCTGCCTTTGGTCCGCAAGTTTGCCCACTCGATTTTGCAGTGCTTGGATGCTTTGCACAAAAACAGAATCATCCACTGTGACCTTAAACCTGAGAACATTCTGTTGAAGCAGCAAGGTAGAAGTGGTATTAAAGTGATTGACTTTGGCTCAAGTTGTTATGAGCATCAGCGTGTCTACACGTACATTCAGTCACGTTTTTACCGTGCACCCGAAGTCATCCTTGGTGCTCGTTATGGGATGCCAATAGACATGTGGAGCTTGGGCTGTATTCTAGCAGAGCTTCTCACTGGTTACCCACTTTTACCTGGAGAAGATGAAGGAGACCAGCTGGCTTGTATGATTGAGCTATTGGGCATGCCTTCTCCAAAACTCTTAGATTCATCCAAGCGAGCCAAAAACTTCGTGAGCTCTAAGGGTTATCCCCGCTATTGCAGCATCACAACCTTGTCTGATGGCTCTGTAATACTTAACGGTGGACGCTCTCGGAGGGGAAAATTACGTGGCCCACCGGAGAGCAGAGAATGGGGCAACGCATTAAAGGGATGTGATGATCCCCTGTTCCTTGACTTCTTAAAACAATGTTTAGAGTGGGATCCTGCTATCCGCATGACACCCAGCCAGGCTTTGCGGCATCCCTGGCTAAGGAGACGATTGCCAAAGCCTCCGACTGGGGAAAAGGCCTCGGCGAAGAGAATTGCAGAGAGCACTGGTGCTATAACGTCGATTTCCAAGTTACCTCCGACTTCAAGCTCAGCTTCAAAACTGAGGACTAATTTGGCACAGATGACAGATGCCAATGGGAATATTCAGCAAAGAACAGTGTTGCCAAAACTTGTTAGCTGA